The Streptomyces sp. NBC_00670 genome window below encodes:
- a CDS encoding aKG-HExxH-type peptide beta-hydroxylase: MSDPRALRMAAEDFAALAGCRPTASALTVLRDGQVSRRLLMLKSVADVARRELPGLWRESGAAEGWEMCTRARAADVAAFEGFLLHPHLGVWLARCLRALAGAGPATGLAVDLARFGSFGAAAALRTGLRPRLTLRAPDGLLWLPTFGTVRVPRGTRTVPLDGRHVELPGHTLTLDAPQDEWSATAGPLLAPRRVDVAARGTEPPLSVVLEDSDVYRDAHGHPVQGRQTPRQLAFWRASLGESWQLLTDTVPERAAACAALWSAVVPLRPGHDRHGRSSSAREAYGAVAAAPERDPARLAETVVHETAHIAFAALADLADLVAPHDRSRHRVGWRPDLRPLGAVLTGTYAHLAVLEFWRRRAEGLRGAAAREAGARLHRHGVRVAGALATLEGRPALTPLGARFVEHMSDEAARCGFPVNGFPVVHPGGGPLGDSLVRASPAEPPVPEKRRGAAPPTPAETGRHGAVGTDEKASAKEMRRGAWAEPTAGWCRESATDTPYCA, encoded by the coding sequence GTGAGCGATCCCCGGGCCCTGCGCATGGCGGCGGAGGACTTCGCGGCCCTCGCGGGCTGCCGCCCCACCGCCTCCGCGCTCACCGTCCTGCGGGACGGACAGGTCAGCAGACGGCTGCTGATGCTGAAGAGTGTGGCGGACGTGGCCCGGCGCGAACTGCCCGGCCTGTGGCGGGAGTCCGGGGCGGCCGAAGGCTGGGAGATGTGCACCCGGGCCCGCGCGGCCGACGTGGCCGCCTTCGAAGGGTTCCTGCTCCATCCGCATCTGGGCGTCTGGCTCGCCCGCTGCCTGCGCGCCCTGGCGGGCGCCGGTCCCGCGACGGGGCTCGCCGTGGACCTCGCCCGGTTCGGCTCCTTCGGAGCCGCGGCCGCGTTACGCACCGGCCTGCGCCCGCGCCTGACGCTCCGGGCGCCGGACGGACTGCTGTGGCTGCCCACATTCGGCACCGTGCGCGTCCCGCGGGGGACTCGGACGGTCCCGCTCGACGGCCGGCACGTCGAACTGCCGGGACACACGCTCACGCTGGACGCGCCCCAGGACGAATGGTCCGCCACCGCAGGTCCCTTGCTCGCCCCGCGCCGGGTCGACGTCGCCGCGCGCGGTACCGAACCCCCGCTGTCCGTCGTGTTGGAGGACAGCGATGTCTACCGGGACGCCCACGGACACCCGGTGCAGGGCCGTCAGACACCCCGCCAACTCGCCTTTTGGCGCGCCTCGTTGGGGGAGTCGTGGCAACTGCTCACCGACACTGTCCCCGAACGGGCGGCCGCCTGCGCCGCGCTCTGGTCGGCCGTGGTCCCGCTGCGTCCGGGCCACGACCGGCACGGCCGCAGTTCCTCGGCACGGGAGGCCTACGGGGCGGTCGCCGCCGCCCCCGAGCGCGATCCCGCGCGTCTGGCGGAGACCGTGGTGCACGAGACGGCGCACATCGCTTTCGCGGCCCTGGCCGACCTGGCCGACCTCGTCGCCCCGCACGACCGCAGCCGTCACCGGGTCGGCTGGCGCCCGGACCTTCGGCCCCTCGGCGCCGTGCTGACCGGGACCTATGCCCACCTCGCGGTGCTCGAGTTCTGGCGGCGCAGGGCCGAGGGACTGCGGGGCGCGGCCGCGCGGGAGGCCGGGGCACGGCTGCACCGACACGGCGTGCGCGTGGCCGGTGCGCTGGCGACGCTGGAGGGCCGACCGGCCCTGACGCCCCTGGGTGCACGGTTCGTGGAACACATGAGTGACGAGGCCGCGCGGTGCGGCTTCCCCGTGAACGGATTTCCGGTCGTTCACCCGGGCGGAGGTCCACTGGGCGATTCACTCGTCCGGGCGAGCCCGGCCGAGCCCCCGGTGCCGGAGAAACGGCGGGGTGCGGCCCCGCCGACACCGGCGGAGACCGGCCGTCACGGCGCTGTCGGGACCGATGAGAAGGCGTCAGCCAAGGAGATGAGGAGGGGGGCATGGGCGGAACCTACGGCGGGGTGGTGCCGCGAGAGCGCGACGGACACCCCTTATTGTGCGTAA
- a CDS encoding TIR-like protein FxsC → MSHFYLSHVRRVDEEWVAAFFRDLSAAVGARIGRPPETVGTRGDPHSLDVPLDALSRSTVLVPLLSPRYFSQSYCAAEWNYFQQRLDVHWSRTGRRADAVVPVLWEPEPDHAPPTALPYPPLKVPSEAYRRDGVLHLLRLRTRYQEEYTGVLQALAERIAAHAERLPEVHGFRAASAGAGVRPVTRTGRRTVDFVMAAMPRQDLPADRHAQQFYGNRALDWSPYAPDDKGALASLVTDVATALDFAPDVLTLDDSAVDRVGEDPDRLVVLLVDAWVARVREKQRLFAAVDGRPGRSTTVLEPRSEDDTESAAQAAELDEAVDRMLPLLRRSFAEYQRWSLPDADRFTSALRKALIRLQNDAMKSVEADRAPAAPATGLAPFPLLGRRSS, encoded by the coding sequence GTGAGCCACTTCTACCTGAGTCATGTCCGTAGGGTCGACGAAGAGTGGGTCGCGGCATTCTTCCGTGATCTGAGCGCGGCGGTGGGAGCTCGTATCGGGCGGCCCCCCGAAACGGTGGGCACCCGCGGGGATCCGCACTCCCTCGACGTGCCCCTCGACGCCCTGAGCCGTTCCACGGTCCTGGTCCCCCTGCTCTCACCGCGCTACTTCAGTCAGTCTTACTGCGCCGCCGAGTGGAACTACTTCCAGCAGCGGCTCGACGTGCACTGGTCCCGGACCGGCCGCCGCGCCGACGCCGTCGTTCCCGTCCTCTGGGAACCGGAACCGGACCACGCGCCCCCCACCGCCCTGCCCTACCCACCCCTGAAGGTGCCCTCGGAGGCCTACCGGCGGGACGGAGTGCTGCACCTGCTGCGTCTGCGGACGCGGTACCAGGAGGAGTACACGGGTGTGCTCCAGGCGCTGGCGGAGCGCATCGCCGCCCACGCCGAACGGCTGCCGGAGGTGCACGGCTTCCGTGCCGCGTCGGCCGGTGCCGGGGTCCGCCCCGTCACCCGGACGGGCCGCAGAACGGTCGACTTCGTCATGGCCGCCATGCCCCGCCAGGACCTGCCCGCCGACCGGCACGCACAACAGTTCTACGGCAACCGCGCCCTGGACTGGTCGCCCTACGCCCCCGACGACAAGGGCGCACTCGCCTCCCTCGTCACGGACGTCGCCACGGCCCTCGACTTCGCCCCGGACGTCCTCACACTGGACGACAGCGCCGTCGACCGGGTCGGCGAGGACCCCGACCGGCTGGTGGTGCTCCTGGTGGACGCCTGGGTCGCCAGGGTCCGCGAGAAACAACGGCTGTTCGCCGCGGTCGACGGCCGCCCCGGCCGGTCCACCACCGTGCTGGAGCCGCGCAGCGAGGACGACACGGAGTCCGCCGCCCAGGCCGCCGAACTCGACGAGGCCGTCGACCGCATGCTCCCGCTGCTGCGGCGCAGCTTCGCCGAATACCAGCGGTGGAGCCTGCCCGACGCCGACCGTTTCACCTCCGCGCTCCGCAAGGCCCTCATCCGCCTGCAGAACGACGCCATGAAGTCCGTGGAGGCCGACCGGGCCCCGGCCGCGCCGGCCACCGGCCTCGCCCCCTTTCCCCTGCTCGGAAGGCGCTCCTCATGA
- the fxsA gene encoding FxSxx-COOH cyclophane-containing RiPP peptide, translated as MKTSASDVEFDVVNLSGSTAVDLDDLPDSALGESLRRVLRDVVDGTFPVVAAFDSAI; from the coding sequence ATGAAGACGTCAGCGAGCGACGTGGAGTTCGACGTGGTGAACCTGTCCGGTTCGACGGCCGTGGACCTTGACGACCTGCCCGACAGTGCGCTCGGGGAGTCCCTGCGGCGGGTGTTGAGAGATGTCGTCGACGGTACGTTCCCCGTGGTGGCCGCGTTCGACTCGGCGATCTGA
- a CDS encoding FxsB family cyclophane-forming radical SAM/SPASM peptide maturase → MTEVRPFQEWVLKCAQPCNLACDHCYVYELRDTSWRSKPRVMAEETANRLAERIAEHARNHGLDSVRIVLHGGEPLLAGRRRIEHLLSVLRSELRGVAHCDISLQSNGTLLSPHWLELFRRYGVSVGVSLDGDREANDRHRRSRNGRSSHAAVQRGLELLKRPENRALYRGLLCTVDLANDPGSVYEALLVHAPRRVDFLLPHATWEYPPPGHDPRRTPYARWLVEIFERWYSAPRRETGIRLFENIMDLSLGGEVRSSSVGLAASDVIVVESDGSVELPDSLKAAYEGAAATGMNVFDHDFDAVARCPAVVDARDEGPEALAEECLGCSVVRICGGGLRTHRFHPRTGFANPSVYSADLRVLITHIRDRVTADAAALLGRAS, encoded by the coding sequence GTGACGGAGGTACGGCCCTTCCAGGAGTGGGTTCTGAAATGCGCTCAGCCGTGCAACTTGGCCTGTGATCACTGCTACGTCTACGAGTTGCGCGACACCAGCTGGCGCAGCAAGCCACGGGTCATGGCGGAGGAGACGGCGAACCGGCTCGCCGAGAGAATAGCGGAGCACGCGCGGAACCACGGCCTGGATTCGGTCAGGATCGTGCTGCACGGCGGCGAACCACTCCTCGCCGGCCGGCGTCGAATCGAACATCTGCTGTCAGTGCTCAGGAGTGAACTACGGGGCGTCGCCCACTGTGATATCTCTCTGCAGAGCAATGGAACACTGCTCAGTCCGCACTGGTTGGAGCTGTTCCGCCGGTACGGGGTATCGGTCGGAGTCAGTCTCGACGGCGACCGGGAGGCCAACGACCGCCACCGGCGTTCCAGGAACGGACGGAGCAGTCACGCGGCCGTTCAGAGGGGGCTGGAACTGCTGAAGAGGCCGGAGAACCGCGCCCTCTACCGCGGCCTTCTCTGCACCGTCGACCTCGCCAACGATCCCGGATCCGTCTACGAGGCGCTCCTCGTCCACGCTCCGCGGCGAGTCGACTTCCTGTTGCCGCACGCCACTTGGGAGTATCCGCCCCCCGGGCACGATCCACGGCGCACGCCCTACGCGCGCTGGCTCGTCGAGATCTTCGAACGCTGGTACTCCGCACCGCGCCGCGAGACCGGGATCCGTCTCTTCGAGAACATCATGGATCTTTCTCTCGGCGGTGAAGTACGCTCCTCCAGCGTGGGACTGGCCGCCTCCGACGTCATCGTCGTGGAGAGCGACGGATCGGTCGAGTTACCCGATTCGCTCAAGGCCGCGTACGAGGGAGCCGCCGCCACCGGTATGAACGTGTTCGACCACGACTTCGACGCGGTGGCCCGTTGCCCGGCCGTCGTGGACGCACGGGACGAGGGGCCGGAGGCACTCGCCGAGGAATGCCTGGGCTGTTCCGTCGTACGGATCTGCGGCGGGGGACTGCGGACCCACCGCTTCCATCCCCGTACGGGTTTCGCCAACCCCAGTGTCTACTCGGCCGATCTACGGGTGCTCATCACGCACATCCGTGACCGGGTGACGGCCGACGCCGCCGCTCTGCTGGGGAGGGCGTCGTGA
- the fxsT gene encoding FxSxx-COOH system tetratricopeptide repeat protein, whose product MKFDSGDAGTAESGTIVTFYSFKGGTGRTMSLANVAWILASNGKRVLVMDWDLEAPGLHRYFTPFLGDPDLASTEGLIDLVRKFELRVPRTTDEDLREYARVERYATTLTSTFPDGGYIDFVSSGKQTEEYSETINTYDWRGFYERRDGAAFLHALREDMRRNYDYVLIDSRTGFGDTSGITTMMLPDVLVNCFTLNTQSVDGGADIARDVKRGAPHVKIIPVPMRVDYAEQEKLEASRDHARRRFQEFLKDTPRAADPDSYWGAVEIPYRSYFAYEEVLATVADTPRQPASLLAAYERLTAAVTDGAITALQAPDEQTRRQMLARFQRVRMPGGGLVPRVRLDFAVRDGAWAEWLAAQMQAAGIAVTLRASSPSVPLAVRPADSADVVIALLSPDFATTPVADEIRALAAAPEGPRILGLRTREYTPEPALRGLPGFVLVDVAAAQALNQVFALLELDPPAEVAPEGPAYPGLVPKAFNVPPRNNSFTGRDLHLDRLRNELGTEALRQDTPVGRVFLYGLGGIGKTQIAQEYVHRYGAQYDVVHWIPAEQPETIPPLLAELGTELGLRGESVDELVQATLAALRTGLAGRWLLVFDNIESQGPDLADASVEQYIPADGPGHVIVTARRSPIGQGQSSMEIDAFNRSESVALLRRRVDGLEVQDANRIADTLGDFPMAMEMAAAWLRQTGMPLDTYLDLVGSRVSAVLSRDEGTGGGPQQSLTAVWRLSVDRLAQNRPAAVRLLELCSFLSPEPIAHSLLYSDGMRNYLAEVTGDTSVFDPMVMGYLIRDLGRYALATVDQRNRFIQVHRLLQAAVREWLEEDPARYEQIRHRAQLVLAGALPSAALPEESPQVRQRMAELLPHLDPSGAVSSTDPRVCEWVIRQVRNQWLIGDHRAAAALGRRALKAWTESETLGRDHPLTLRVAAQAANPLRSLGLFQEAYDLDEDTLRRQREQLGRDNGHTLVTARNYGADLRGLGRYREAYESDQETYDLCRNHPDFGEENEATLRAGNNLAVSLNLAGRPAEGLALAREIHERSRTVLGQRNRRTLNARSGVALDLREMGEYQASLDELTALRRQFADLQDESNDVLRTDASLAVTQRRLGNHTAAEALTRTTLNSFQKRYGELHPDTMSCGANLACDLLALSETNPERRAEALELGKRSVQLYQSRLGADHPFTLAAATNLVAILCHQGEATEALKLGDDTLRQLVARLGEQHPATVACRANRAGALSALGRHREATAEDEKVHEAYAELYGPDHPRVLCARYNTALERVLAGDEEAETALREAGEATERKLGPRHPTCRAMVNRRRIDFDLEMPPI is encoded by the coding sequence ATGAAGTTCGACTCGGGTGACGCCGGCACCGCGGAGTCCGGCACCATCGTCACCTTCTACTCGTTCAAGGGCGGCACCGGCCGCACGATGTCCCTGGCGAACGTGGCGTGGATCCTGGCCAGCAACGGCAAACGTGTGCTCGTCATGGACTGGGACCTCGAAGCACCGGGCCTGCACCGCTACTTCACCCCCTTCCTGGGGGACCCCGACCTCGCCTCCACCGAGGGCCTGATCGACCTCGTCCGCAAGTTCGAGCTGCGCGTTCCGCGCACGACCGACGAGGACCTGCGGGAGTACGCCCGCGTCGAGCGCTACGCCACGACGCTGACGTCCACCTTCCCCGACGGCGGCTACATCGACTTCGTCTCCTCGGGCAAGCAGACCGAGGAGTACTCGGAGACGATCAACACCTACGACTGGCGCGGCTTCTACGAACGCCGCGACGGGGCGGCCTTCCTCCACGCACTGCGCGAGGACATGCGCCGCAACTACGACTACGTCCTGATCGACAGCCGCACCGGCTTCGGCGACACCTCCGGCATCACGACCATGATGCTCCCGGACGTCCTCGTCAACTGCTTCACCCTCAACACCCAGTCGGTGGACGGCGGCGCGGACATCGCCCGGGACGTCAAGCGCGGCGCCCCGCACGTGAAGATCATCCCGGTGCCCATGCGGGTCGACTACGCCGAGCAGGAGAAGCTCGAGGCCAGCCGCGACCACGCCCGCCGGCGTTTCCAGGAGTTCCTCAAGGACACCCCGCGCGCCGCCGACCCCGACAGCTACTGGGGCGCGGTCGAGATCCCCTACCGCTCCTACTTCGCCTACGAGGAGGTCCTGGCCACCGTCGCCGACACCCCCCGGCAGCCGGCCTCCCTCCTCGCCGCCTACGAACGCCTCACCGCCGCCGTCACCGACGGCGCGATCACCGCGTTGCAGGCCCCCGACGAGCAGACGCGCAGGCAGATGCTCGCCCGCTTCCAGCGCGTACGGATGCCCGGCGGCGGGCTCGTGCCCCGGGTCCGGCTGGACTTCGCGGTACGTGACGGCGCCTGGGCGGAGTGGCTCGCCGCCCAGATGCAGGCGGCCGGGATCGCCGTGACCCTGCGGGCCAGCAGCCCGTCCGTCCCGCTGGCGGTGCGCCCCGCCGACAGCGCCGACGTGGTCATCGCGCTCCTCTCGCCCGACTTCGCGACCACCCCCGTCGCGGACGAGATCCGGGCCCTGGCCGCCGCACCCGAAGGGCCGCGCATCCTCGGCCTGCGCACCCGGGAGTACACCCCGGAGCCGGCCCTGCGAGGACTGCCCGGGTTCGTCCTGGTCGACGTGGCCGCCGCACAGGCGCTCAACCAGGTCTTCGCCCTCCTCGAACTGGACCCGCCCGCCGAGGTCGCCCCCGAGGGCCCCGCCTATCCGGGCCTGGTCCCGAAGGCGTTCAACGTCCCTCCGCGCAACAACTCCTTCACCGGACGCGACCTGCACCTGGACCGGCTGCGGAACGAACTGGGGACGGAGGCGCTGCGGCAGGACACTCCCGTGGGCAGGGTCTTCCTGTACGGCCTCGGCGGCATCGGCAAGACCCAGATCGCCCAGGAGTACGTGCACCGCTACGGCGCACAGTACGACGTGGTCCACTGGATCCCGGCCGAACAGCCCGAAACCATCCCGCCGTTGCTCGCGGAACTCGGCACCGAACTGGGGCTGCGCGGCGAGTCGGTCGACGAGCTCGTCCAGGCCACTCTCGCCGCTCTCAGGACCGGACTGGCCGGCCGGTGGCTCCTGGTGTTCGACAACATCGAGAGCCAGGGCCCGGACCTGGCCGACGCCTCCGTGGAGCAGTACATCCCCGCCGACGGCCCCGGACACGTCATCGTCACCGCGCGCCGCTCGCCCATCGGACAGGGCCAGAGCTCCATGGAGATCGACGCCTTCAACCGGTCGGAGAGCGTCGCCCTGCTGCGCCGCCGGGTGGACGGGCTGGAGGTCCAGGACGCCAACCGGATCGCCGACACCCTCGGCGACTTCCCGATGGCCATGGAGATGGCGGCGGCGTGGCTGCGCCAGACCGGCATGCCGCTGGACACCTACCTGGACCTCGTCGGCAGCCGCGTCAGCGCGGTCCTCAGCCGCGACGAGGGCACCGGAGGCGGCCCGCAGCAGTCGCTCACCGCGGTCTGGCGGCTCTCCGTCGACCGGCTCGCCCAGAACCGCCCCGCGGCCGTACGCCTGCTCGAACTCTGCTCCTTCCTCTCGCCCGAACCCATCGCGCATTCCCTGCTCTACAGCGACGGCATGCGCAACTACCTGGCCGAAGTCACCGGGGACACCTCGGTGTTCGACCCGATGGTGATGGGTTACCTGATCCGCGACCTCGGCCGGTACGCCCTGGCCACGGTGGACCAGCGCAACCGCTTCATCCAGGTGCACCGACTGCTCCAGGCCGCCGTACGGGAGTGGCTGGAGGAGGACCCGGCACGGTACGAGCAGATCCGCCACCGCGCCCAACTGGTGCTGGCGGGCGCCCTTCCCTCGGCCGCGCTCCCGGAGGAGAGCCCGCAGGTGCGCCAGCGCATGGCCGAACTGCTGCCCCACCTGGACCCCTCGGGTGCCGTCTCCAGCACCGACCCGCGCGTGTGCGAGTGGGTGATCCGGCAGGTCCGCAACCAGTGGCTCATCGGTGACCACCGGGCCGCCGCCGCCCTGGGCCGCCGCGCCCTCAAGGCCTGGACGGAGTCGGAGACCCTGGGCCGGGACCACCCCCTCACCCTCCGGGTGGCCGCCCAGGCGGCCAACCCCCTGCGCTCGCTGGGACTGTTCCAGGAGGCGTACGACCTCGACGAGGACACGCTGCGGCGACAGCGGGAACAACTGGGCCGGGACAACGGCCACACCCTGGTGACGGCCCGCAACTACGGGGCCGACCTGCGGGGTCTCGGCCGCTACCGGGAGGCCTACGAGTCCGACCAGGAGACCTACGACCTCTGCCGGAATCACCCCGATTTCGGCGAGGAGAACGAGGCCACCCTGCGCGCCGGCAACAACCTGGCCGTGTCGCTCAACCTGGCGGGACGGCCCGCGGAGGGACTCGCCCTCGCGAGGGAGATCCACGAACGGAGTCGGACCGTTCTGGGCCAGCGGAACCGGCGCACCCTGAACGCGCGCAGCGGTGTGGCGCTGGACCTGCGCGAGATGGGCGAGTACCAGGCGTCCCTGGACGAACTGACCGCCCTGCGCAGGCAGTTCGCCGACCTACAAGACGAGTCGAACGACGTTCTGCGCACCGACGCCTCGCTCGCGGTGACCCAGCGCAGGCTCGGGAACCACACCGCCGCCGAGGCGCTGACCCGCACGACGCTCAACTCGTTCCAGAAGCGGTACGGCGAACTCCACCCCGACACCATGTCGTGCGGCGCCAACCTCGCCTGCGACCTGCTCGCCCTGTCCGAGACCAACCCCGAACGCCGGGCCGAGGCACTCGAACTGGGCAAGCGCAGCGTGCAGCTCTACCAGAGCCGGCTCGGCGCCGACCACCCCTTCACGCTGGCCGCGGCCACCAACCTGGTGGCGATCCTGTGTCACCAGGGCGAGGCGACGGAGGCGTTGAAGCTCGGTGACGACACGTTGCGGCAGTTGGTCGCGCGGCTGGGTGAGCAGCACCCCGCCACCGTCGCCTGCCGGGCCAACCGGGCCGGGGCGCTCTCCGCGCTGGGGCGGCACCGGGAGGCGACGGCGGAGGACGAGAAGGTCCACGAGGCCTATGCCGAGCTGTACGGCCCGGACCATCCGCGGGTGCTGTGCGCGCGGTACAACACCGCGCTGGAGCGGGTCCTCGCCGGGGACGAGGAGGCGGAGACCGCCCTGCGGGAGGCCGGGGAGGCCACGGAGCGCAAGCTCGGGCCCCGCCATCCCACCTGCCGCGCGATGGTGAACCGCCGGCGGATCGACTTCGACCTGGAGATGCCGCCGATCTGA
- a CDS encoding toll/interleukin-1 receptor domain-containing protein, translating to MPGPHVFLSRSEPLDCPCSCWPARRAMEELLRAEGCAPVVVDRESLVPGQEWMEAISDGMGSAHGMLLIVSVHALKSEHVQNELAMAELRNRTDGFPVILLMLPEVDLKALERSGLNSLNPTRRQTVEWPERGDLEAVRRDIAPQLELMRAGLNDSRVHHQVVRHLREVPDRSLDRASATLGVPLAGLSPLKQHRLASGLLAERPSEQEADADPLRAALTELLPLPGPGDSRELIELSVTHARVPGTEAARMRETLCGTGPRVAVLPARSTDTARRYVHRATEQPLAWDHFVVPITAGTGVLDGLVEGIRDLLEDVDVYDEETLREHERDFGPVVVIVPHPPDSDLVRALDAEFPVGVLFLFVVDGDLLGTAGAHTRLDGLPAWREEEMNRTVRRFVRKYATSRQN from the coding sequence ATGCCCGGTCCCCATGTCTTCCTCAGCCGCAGCGAGCCCCTGGACTGCCCGTGCAGTTGCTGGCCCGCACGGCGTGCCATGGAGGAACTGCTGCGCGCGGAGGGCTGCGCCCCGGTCGTCGTGGACCGGGAGTCACTGGTGCCCGGGCAGGAGTGGATGGAGGCGATATCCGACGGCATGGGCAGCGCGCACGGCATGCTGCTCATCGTCTCGGTGCACGCCCTGAAGTCCGAACACGTGCAGAACGAGCTCGCCATGGCGGAGCTGCGCAACCGCACCGACGGCTTCCCGGTGATCCTGCTGATGCTCCCGGAGGTGGACCTGAAGGCGCTGGAGCGCAGCGGGCTCAATTCCCTCAATCCGACCCGCCGGCAGACCGTCGAGTGGCCGGAACGCGGCGATCTGGAGGCCGTACGGCGGGACATCGCACCGCAGTTGGAGCTGATGCGGGCCGGGCTGAACGACTCCCGGGTGCACCACCAGGTGGTACGGCATCTGCGCGAGGTGCCCGACCGCAGCCTGGACCGGGCCAGCGCGACTCTGGGGGTGCCGCTGGCCGGGCTGTCGCCGCTGAAGCAGCACCGGCTCGCCTCCGGGCTGCTCGCCGAGCGGCCGAGTGAACAGGAGGCGGACGCCGACCCGTTGCGGGCGGCCCTGACCGAACTCCTGCCGCTGCCCGGGCCCGGGGACTCCCGGGAGCTGATCGAGCTGAGCGTGACCCACGCCCGGGTGCCGGGCACGGAGGCCGCCCGAATGCGCGAGACGCTGTGCGGTACGGGCCCCCGGGTGGCGGTGCTGCCCGCCCGCTCCACCGACACCGCGCGCCGTTACGTCCACCGGGCGACCGAACAGCCGCTGGCCTGGGACCACTTCGTGGTGCCGATCACCGCGGGCACGGGTGTGCTGGACGGCCTGGTGGAGGGCATCCGGGACCTGCTGGAGGACGTCGACGTCTACGACGAGGAGACCCTGCGCGAGCACGAGCGGGACTTCGGCCCGGTGGTGGTGATCGTCCCGCATCCGCCGGACAGCGACCTGGTGCGCGCACTGGACGCCGAGTTCCCGGTGGGCGTGCTGTTCCTGTTCGTCGTCGACGGTGACCTGCTGGGCACGGCCGGCGCCCACACCCGCCTGGACGGCCTGCCGGCCTGGCGCGAGGAGGAGATGAACCGCACGGTCCGCCGCTTCGTCCGCAAGTACGCGACGTCACGCCAGAATTGA
- a CDS encoding AAA family ATPase, translating into MGYVKLFDPDEPGGTPHDSPLPLLPPRGVARPDDEVYLFDERTVLAVNIALATGRPLLVLGPPGSGKSTLAPNVARLMGLRYYAEVVTARTEPHDLLWREEAFRQLNDAYSGKLAAPDSPAYFRPGVLWKALDPSVDPAFDAPTDGADPGAEPDPALRGRPAVVLIDEIDKADPDVPDALLDPLNNLRFEGPGRRLVTAAEGIDAPLVVITSNEERELSAAFRRRCIPLVLEPPDREHLLRVAQLHMGAAYDPLLADELAEMFDAESSAARPVASTAEFLDTLRACQQLGLTADSPEWRAVAGLAMVKGSPDVLPYA; encoded by the coding sequence GTGGGCTACGTCAAGCTTTTCGACCCCGACGAGCCCGGCGGGACCCCGCACGACAGCCCGTTACCCCTCCTGCCGCCGCGCGGCGTGGCCCGGCCGGACGACGAGGTCTACCTCTTCGACGAGCGTACGGTCCTCGCGGTCAACATCGCCCTGGCGACCGGCCGTCCGCTGCTGGTGCTGGGCCCGCCCGGCTCGGGCAAGTCCACGCTCGCGCCCAACGTGGCCCGGCTGATGGGCCTGCGCTACTACGCCGAGGTCGTCACCGCCCGTACCGAACCGCACGACCTGCTCTGGCGCGAGGAGGCCTTCCGGCAGCTCAACGACGCCTACTCGGGGAAGCTGGCCGCCCCCGACTCGCCGGCGTACTTCCGTCCCGGCGTGCTGTGGAAGGCCCTGGACCCCTCCGTCGACCCGGCCTTCGACGCTCCCACCGACGGTGCCGATCCCGGTGCCGAGCCGGACCCGGCGCTGCGCGGGCGCCCGGCCGTGGTGCTGATCGACGAGATCGACAAGGCCGACCCGGACGTGCCGGACGCGCTCCTCGACCCGCTGAACAACCTGCGCTTCGAGGGCCCCGGCCGCCGCCTGGTGACGGCAGCCGAGGGGATCGACGCACCGCTCGTGGTCATCACCAGCAACGAGGAGCGGGAGCTGTCCGCCGCCTTCCGGCGCCGCTGCATCCCGCTGGTCCTGGAGCCGCCGGACCGCGAACACCTGCTGCGGGTCGCCCAGTTGCACATGGGTGCCGCCTACGACCCGCTGCTCGCCGACGAGTTGGCCGAGATGTTCGACGCCGAGTCCTCCGCCGCGCGGCCGGTGGCGAGCACCGCGGAGTTCCTCGACACCCTGCGGGCCTGTCAGCAGCTGGGGCTCACCGCCGACTCCCCGGAGTGGCGTGCGGTGGCGGGTCTCGCCATGGTCAAGGGCTCCCCCGACGTCCTGCCGTACGCATGA